One Gloeobacter morelensis MG652769 DNA window includes the following coding sequences:
- a CDS encoding cache domain-containing protein, with amino-acid sequence MATRLRTQYLLAFALAALVPVAVLGLVEFVLFQRALPEREQEMLDDHLRLADLLASNLRYELNLVLDPVQKAADLRSALTRQNSAGQDGALARLMSTTPLFRHLLLVDGRRRVIASAKPTLWRGQVLPASVFPIGGAAGPVYYSPVFASIYDGAPLAAIAVAYPTFERGALVSLLDLGIIESQVRTQSTANRRIWVVDRTGRPLAHAQGQLAPSSTALADLPPVRQVLKNQRGTVRYEQSVDGERVEQLAAFAPSVRGDARAHRRGGGGQPPPACQPHRRKRQARTGHRSDRRRGAGLRCVRAPAHCQPGALVAIGQPAGHPGPLAGTAAARRPR; translated from the coding sequence ATGGCCACCCGGTTGCGCACCCAGTATCTGCTTGCCTTTGCGCTGGCGGCCCTCGTGCCGGTGGCGGTCTTGGGGCTGGTTGAGTTTGTCCTGTTTCAACGCGCGCTGCCGGAGCGCGAACAGGAGATGCTCGACGATCACCTGCGCCTGGCGGACCTATTGGCGAGCAACCTGCGCTACGAATTAAACCTGGTGCTCGATCCGGTGCAAAAAGCCGCCGACCTGCGCTCGGCGCTCACCCGCCAGAACTCTGCCGGGCAAGATGGCGCGCTGGCGCGCTTGATGAGCACGACGCCGCTATTTCGCCATCTGCTGCTGGTGGATGGTCGCCGCCGGGTGATAGCGAGTGCCAAGCCGACGCTCTGGCGGGGCCAGGTCCTGCCGGCTTCGGTCTTCCCGATCGGCGGGGCGGCCGGACCGGTGTACTACTCACCGGTGTTCGCTTCGATCTACGACGGAGCGCCGCTTGCCGCCATCGCCGTCGCCTATCCGACCTTCGAGCGCGGTGCACTCGTCAGCCTGCTCGATCTAGGTATCATCGAGAGCCAGGTGCGCACGCAGTCCACCGCCAACCGCCGGATCTGGGTCGTCGACAGGACCGGCCGCCCCCTGGCCCACGCCCAGGGACAACTGGCGCCGAGCAGCACGGCCCTGGCGGATCTACCTCCAGTCCGGCAGGTGCTCAAAAATCAGCGCGGCACCGTCCGCTACGAACAATCCGTCGACGGCGAGCGGGTGGAGCAACTGGCGGCCTTTGCACCCAGCGTTCGGGGCGATGCGCGAGCGCATCGGCGCGGAGGCGGAGGCCAACCGCCGCCTGCTTGCCAACCTCACCGCCGAAAAAGACAAGCTCGAACTGGTCATCGAAGCGATCGCCGAAGGGGTGCTGGTCTACGATGCGTCCGGGCGCCTGCGCACTGCCAACCGGGCGCTCTGGTCGCTATTGGACAGCCCGCCGGGCACCCTGGCCCACTGGCGGGCACTGCGGCTGCGCGACGCCCTCGGTGA
- a CDS encoding PAS domain-containing sensor histidine kinase → MRTANRALWSLLDSPPGTLAHWRALRLRDALGEPVASERTVFERAVGEGILASDLYRLDGPGAQPRVLQITAAPLRTGEGELLGGVAVLRDVTAQKESERLRDDFVATLTHDLRTPLLAAVQTLGFTLEGQYGPLSDGQQQILLAVIESHRALLGLVESLLTIYRYEAGRMRLRKEPTDLAAFVGQCIEELRPLAQNRNQTLLVEASRTLPPVPCDRQQLRRVIVNLVDNALKFTPTGGRVHLRLEPCEGAVRVAVHDTGRGISPEKSALLFVRFAQAESYATGTGLGLYLCRQVIEAHGGRIWAESEPGLGSTFYFTLPLAEGP, encoded by the coding sequence CTGCGCACTGCCAACCGGGCGCTCTGGTCGCTATTGGACAGCCCGCCGGGCACCCTGGCCCACTGGCGGGCACTGCGGCTGCGCGACGCCCTCGGTGAACCGGTCGCATCGGAGCGGACGGTTTTTGAGCGCGCCGTAGGTGAAGGCATTCTCGCAAGCGACCTGTACCGGCTGGATGGTCCCGGCGCCCAACCGCGGGTATTGCAGATTACCGCCGCCCCCCTGCGCACCGGCGAGGGCGAATTATTGGGCGGTGTTGCCGTGCTGCGCGACGTCACCGCCCAAAAAGAAAGCGAGCGGCTGCGCGATGATTTTGTCGCCACCCTCACCCACGATCTGCGCACGCCGCTACTGGCGGCGGTCCAGACCTTAGGATTTACGCTGGAGGGCCAGTATGGCCCCCTGAGCGACGGCCAGCAGCAGATTCTTTTGGCGGTCATCGAGAGCCACCGCGCACTGTTGGGTCTGGTGGAGAGCTTGCTGACCATCTACCGCTACGAAGCCGGGCGTATGCGCCTGCGCAAAGAGCCGACGGATCTGGCCGCCTTTGTGGGTCAGTGCATTGAGGAGTTGCGCCCCCTAGCCCAAAACCGCAACCAGACCTTGCTGGTGGAAGCGTCCCGGACGCTGCCCCCGGTGCCCTGCGACCGCCAGCAACTGCGGCGGGTGATCGTCAATCTGGTGGACAATGCCCTCAAATTCACCCCCACCGGCGGCCGGGTGCACCTGCGCCTGGAGCCTTGCGAGGGTGCGGTGCGCGTGGCAGTGCACGACACCGGCCGGGGCATTTCCCCCGAAAAAAGTGCGCTGTTGTTCGTGCGCTTTGCCCAGGCGGAGAGCTACGCCACCGGCACAGGGCTGGGGCTTTATTTGTGCCGGCAGGTCATCGAAGCGCACGGCGGGCGCATCTGGGCTGAGAGCGAACCGGGCCTCGGAAGCACGTTTTATTTCACATTGCCGCTTGCGGAGGGCCCATGA
- a CDS encoding response regulator — protein MTRILIVEDHALMRIGLRQVLSQTPEYEVAGEAADGEQALAMARALQPDLVLMDLGLPVMSGTEVTRILKREYPAMRVLALTSHDEDESVFGALAAGADGYCLKATAGIASRLIAAVASVRDGAAWLDPEIADRVLRDLGRIPQAGADNPLSDREMEVLKLIADGLTNAEIGRRLYIASGTVRVHVSNIIAKLGVNDRVQAAVRALREGWIR, from the coding sequence ATGACCCGGATCTTGATTGTCGAAGACCACGCCCTGATGCGCATCGGCTTGCGCCAGGTGCTCTCGCAAACTCCCGAATATGAAGTGGCGGGCGAAGCGGCGGACGGCGAGCAGGCCCTCGCCATGGCCCGCGCGCTGCAGCCCGACCTGGTGCTGATGGACCTGGGGCTGCCGGTGATGAGCGGCACCGAGGTGACGCGCATCCTCAAGCGCGAGTACCCGGCGATGCGCGTCCTTGCGCTGACTTCCCACGACGAGGACGAGAGTGTCTTTGGGGCTCTCGCCGCCGGGGCGGACGGCTACTGTCTCAAAGCGACCGCCGGGATCGCCAGCCGCCTGATCGCCGCCGTCGCCTCGGTGCGCGACGGGGCGGCCTGGCTTGATCCGGAGATTGCCGACCGGGTGCTGCGGGATCTGGGGCGCATCCCGCAGGCCGGGGCGGACAATCCGCTTTCTGATCGCGAGATGGAAGTGCTCAAGCTGATTGCCGACGGCCTCACCAACGCCGAAATCGGCCGGCGGCTCTACATCGCCTCCGGCACCGTGCGCGTGCACGTGAGCAACATCATCGCCAAACTCGGCGTCAACGACCGGGTGCAGGCCGCCGTGCGCGCCCTGCGCGAAGGCTGGATCCGTTAG
- a CDS encoding cation:proton antiporter: MAIASSPILAAAAAGPADGQIVMLLLIQIAVIIALSRAMGLLFKKISQPLVIGEIVAGIMLGPSFFGMIAPEWSAMLFPPETLPYLNILAQVGLVFFMFLVGLEFNADNLKGKGHAAVVVSHVSIIAPFFLGALLALYLYQSLSTSAVPFTSFALFMGAAMSVTAFPVLARILTERNLHRTYLGAIAITCAAVDDVTAWCLLAFVISVVRSGDVLGAVPTTLLAVVYIGFMLTVGRMLLARLADYVEKSSDGRLTQLWVAVIFIGLIASATITELIGIHNIFGAFLFGAVMPQRRIFVRDLAEKTEDFTVVFLLPIFFAYTGLRTQFGLLNNEALWLDCALVIFAATLGKFGGTTLSAKLSGLEWREASALGVLMNTRGLMELIILNIGLDLGVISPALFAMMVIMALVTTFATTPILEWIYPLNRFGAPAAEPGSGEDAVALADPETTYTIVVPVANPSSQQGLLHLARALAGPALPAARIYPIHLVRLGDEYSYDSLPEQAEQLVEQSRTRLGALVARVFEDARYVQPLSQVSDDVPADICRLAQKHSADLVLLGWHRPTFSQDLLGGNVRPILEAACADVAVYIDRGLTMGAGTRIAVPYSGTIHDRLAVEIALRLAVGHNAAVRILQTVPVSRETRDLLVLFEQSIAIEISPLLSDPLGDIVEASRKHDLLVVGTSAQWGLDRHIFGKSTDELATRCQTSLLIVKHHKGATPHLENLLAARAAVAVSAQE, from the coding sequence ATGGCAATCGCCAGCTCACCCATCCTGGCCGCGGCGGCGGCGGGACCGGCGGACGGCCAGATCGTCATGCTGCTCCTGATTCAGATTGCGGTAATCATCGCTCTATCTAGGGCGATGGGCCTGCTGTTCAAAAAAATCAGCCAGCCGCTGGTAATTGGCGAGATCGTCGCCGGGATCATGCTTGGTCCGTCGTTTTTCGGCATGATTGCCCCGGAGTGGTCGGCGATGCTCTTTCCGCCGGAGACGCTGCCCTATCTCAACATCCTCGCCCAGGTGGGGCTGGTGTTTTTTATGTTTCTGGTGGGGCTCGAATTTAATGCCGACAACCTCAAAGGCAAGGGGCACGCGGCGGTGGTCGTCTCCCACGTAAGCATCATCGCGCCGTTCTTTTTGGGGGCGCTCTTGGCGCTCTATCTCTACCAGTCGCTCTCCACCAGCGCCGTGCCGTTTACGTCCTTTGCCCTGTTTATGGGGGCGGCGATGTCGGTGACGGCCTTTCCGGTGCTGGCGCGCATTCTGACTGAGCGCAATTTACATAGAACTTACTTGGGGGCGATCGCCATCACCTGTGCCGCCGTGGACGATGTGACGGCCTGGTGTCTGCTCGCTTTTGTGATTTCGGTGGTGCGCTCGGGCGATGTGCTGGGGGCGGTGCCCACGACGCTTTTGGCGGTAGTCTACATCGGCTTTATGCTCACCGTGGGCCGGATGCTGCTCGCACGCCTGGCCGATTATGTCGAGAAAAGCAGCGACGGGCGGCTTACCCAACTGTGGGTAGCGGTCATTTTTATTGGCTTGATTGCCTCTGCCACGATCACCGAACTGATTGGCATCCACAACATCTTCGGTGCCTTTTTGTTCGGGGCGGTGATGCCCCAGCGCCGCATCTTCGTGCGGGATCTCGCGGAGAAGACCGAGGATTTTACGGTCGTCTTTTTGCTGCCGATTTTCTTTGCCTACACGGGTCTGCGCACCCAGTTCGGCCTACTCAACAACGAAGCGCTCTGGCTCGATTGCGCTCTGGTGATTTTCGCTGCCACCCTGGGCAAATTTGGCGGCACGACCCTCTCGGCGAAGCTCTCGGGTCTGGAGTGGCGCGAGGCTTCGGCACTGGGGGTGCTGATGAACACCCGCGGGCTGATGGAACTGATTATTCTCAACATCGGCCTGGACCTCGGGGTCATCTCGCCGGCCCTGTTCGCGATGATGGTGATCATGGCGCTGGTGACGACCTTTGCCACCACACCGATTCTGGAGTGGATTTATCCGCTCAATCGCTTCGGCGCCCCTGCGGCTGAGCCCGGTAGCGGGGAGGACGCCGTAGCATTAGCGGACCCTGAAACGACCTACACGATCGTCGTACCGGTAGCCAACCCCAGTTCCCAGCAGGGGCTACTGCACCTGGCCCGGGCGCTGGCAGGTCCGGCGCTGCCGGCGGCGCGCATCTACCCGATCCATCTGGTGCGCCTCGGAGATGAATACAGCTACGACAGTTTGCCCGAGCAGGCCGAGCAACTGGTAGAGCAGAGCCGCACCCGCCTGGGAGCACTGGTCGCCCGCGTCTTCGAGGACGCCCGCTACGTGCAGCCTTTAAGCCAGGTCTCAGACGACGTGCCTGCCGACATCTGCCGACTTGCCCAAAAGCACAGCGCCGATCTGGTCTTGCTGGGCTGGCACCGGCCGACATTTAGCCAGGATCTGCTGGGGGGCAACGTCCGGCCGATTCTGGAGGCCGCTTGCGCCGATGTGGCGGTCTATATCGACAGGGGCCTGACGATGGGAGCGGGCACGCGCATCGCTGTGCCGTATTCGGGCACGATCCACGACCGGCTGGCGGTCGAAATTGCCCTCAGGCTGGCGGTGGGCCACAATGCCGCCGTCCGGATCCTGCAGACCGTGCCGGTGAGCCGCGAGACGCGCGACCTGCTCGTCCTTTTCGAGCAGTCGATCGCCATCGAGATTTCGCCGCTCTTGAGCGATCCGCTCGGGGACATCGTCGAAGCGAGCCGCAAACACGATCTATTGGTGGTAGGCACCAGCGCTCAGTGGGGTCTCGATCGGCATATCTTCGGCAAGAGCACCGACGAGTTGGCCACCCGCTGCCAGACTTCGCTGCTCATCGTCAAGCACCACAAAGGGGCAACGCCCCACCTCGAAAATTTGCTTGCCGCCCGCGCGGCCGTTGCCGTTTCCGCCCAGGAGTGA
- a CDS encoding type II toxin-antitoxin system PemK/MazF family toxin — MLVKGDVVLVPFPFTDLTQTKIRPAVVLWSSPSNMDTLLCFVTSQLSVPALPSDVLIEETEPEFASTGLRVSSRIRTLRMMSLDRGLVLRRLGTLGPQTLQQVNIVLKQALQL, encoded by the coding sequence ATGTTGGTGAAAGGCGATGTGGTGCTGGTACCCTTCCCCTTTACCGATCTCACCCAGACGAAGATTCGTCCGGCAGTTGTACTCTGGTCCAGCCCGAGCAACATGGACACTTTGCTATGCTTTGTCACATCGCAACTGTCCGTGCCGGCACTACCCTCGGACGTGCTTATCGAAGAAACAGAACCAGAGTTTGCGAGTACTGGTCTGCGCGTTTCTTCCCGGATCCGTACGCTCCGAATGATGAGCCTTGATCGAGGCCTTGTCCTGCGACGGCTGGGTACCCTTGGACCTCAAACACTACAACAAGTCAACATAGTTTTGAAGCAGGCTTTGCAGTTGTAG
- a CDS encoding YgiT-type zinc finger protein: MNDCCYHCGGKHIEKRKVEYLYSLQGKHLLVPDMPAELCLDCGTLYYPGWALEEVERRFFAIESNAFEPDRIVCIPETRLGAA; this comes from the coding sequence ATGAATGACTGCTGTTATCACTGCGGCGGCAAGCACATAGAAAAACGTAAAGTCGAATACCTGTACAGTTTGCAAGGCAAACACCTCTTAGTACCGGATATGCCTGCTGAACTGTGCCTGGACTGCGGGACACTGTACTACCCGGGCTGGGCGCTCGAAGAAGTCGAGCGGCGCTTTTTTGCTATCGAGTCCAATGCCTTTGAGCCCGATCGCATCGTTTGTATTCCTGAAACCCGGTTGGGTGCGGCGTGA
- a CDS encoding DUF4258 domain-containing protein, translating into MDLQQIWLKLERREYLLSSHADRARQEDNLTVKQIKQALLDGTILEQYPDTGRGESCLLVGFAGSTPIHAVCGCRGDQLVIITVYIPKPPKFIDPWTRARGDEL; encoded by the coding sequence ATGGACCTCCAGCAAATTTGGCTGAAACTTGAGCGCAGAGAATATCTTTTGAGTTCTCATGCCGATCGCGCTCGACAAGAAGACAATTTGACCGTCAAGCAAATCAAGCAGGCACTTCTTGATGGCACTATCTTAGAACAGTACCCGGACACGGGGCGAGGCGAAAGCTGCCTGCTGGTCGGTTTTGCTGGCAGTACCCCTATCCATGCTGTCTGCGGATGCAGGGGAGATCAGCTTGTGATTATCACAGTGTACATTCCAAAGCCACCAAAGTTTATCGATCCTTGGACTCGTGCAAGAGGAGATGAATTATGA